A window of Pusillimonas sp. DMV24BSW_D genomic DNA:
ACATCGGGCATTACCGCTGCGGAATCTGTTATTGAGTTCATAATTCAACCTGTATTGACCCGAAATCGGGTGTGTGTTTAGTGAATCTGACGTTCATTATGGACCAGTTCGCCAAAAATCGGCAAAAACCCGCACGATTTATCCGGGAATGAGGCCTAATTAACGTGACACGACTTTGTCCTGGACAAAAAGTAAATCCGCAAAGCGTGCACGAATACTGTTTTCAATGCCAAAAGCATCTAAACCTTGCTGCTTCAATAACGTTTTCTGGTCGCCATGGTCGATAAACGCATCGGGCAAACCTAACTGTAAAACAGGACAAGACACCCCTTGTGAACCGAAAAACTCGGTGACAGCACTGCCTGCCCCACCCATAATCGCGCCTTCCTCAACCGTAACGAATGCGTCGTGCGTTGCTAATAATTCATTCAACAAGTCGGCATCAAGGGGTTTGACGAAACGCATATCGACCACTGTCGCATTCAAGGCATGGCCCGCCACAAGCGCCGCATTTGTAAGGGTTCCGAAACCTAAAATGGCAATTCGCCGACCTTCGCGCAACACATTTGCTTTACCCAGTTCAACGGCGTCGAATCCCGACGCTACCTCAGCGCCGCATCCTGCACCTCGAGGATAACGAACCGAAGACGGCCCGTTATATTCATAACAAGTATTCAACAACAAGCGTGCCTCATTCTCGTTAGAGGGCGTTGTTACGACCATATTGGGAATACAGCGCAAATACGCGATATCGTAGTTCCCGGCATGCGTCGCACCATCGGCCCCAACCAGGCCGGCACGATCAAGCGCAAAGGTGACATCCAAATTTTGCAGGGCAACATCGTGGATAAGCTGATCGTACCCGCGTTGCAGAAAAGTTGAATAAATAGCCAAAACGGGTTTCAGGCCCTCACAGGCCAAACCGGCCGCAAAAGTAACAGCATGCTGCTCAGCAATACCCACGTCGAAATAACGGCGAGGAAACCGGCGATGAAACTCAACCATCCCGCTGCCTTCACGCATGGCAGGCGTAATACCCACGAGTCGTGAATCCTGCTCAGCGCGATCGCACAACCACTGACCGAACACCTGAGTGAAAGTTTGCTTCGGCGGCGTAGCCGGCTTTTGCACCCCAATGGAAGGGTCGAATTTACCGGGGCCATGGTAAAGCACCGGGTCGGCTTCCGCCAATTTGTATCCCTGCCCTTTACGGGTGACGACATGGAGAAACTGCAACCCGCCCAATGAGCGTAAATTCTCAAGTGTCGGCAAAAGTGCATCAAGGTCGTGTCCATCGATCGGCCCGACGTAATTGAATCCAAGCTCTTCAAACAGAGTAGCAGGCGAAACCAGTCCCTTCGCATGCCCCTCCACCCTGCGAGCCAGCTCGAGAACCGGCGGCACATGTTGTAAAACTGCACGACCCATATTCTTCGCAGTGGCATAGAACCGACCGGACATCAGCCGCGCGAAATATCGATTCAAAGCACCGACGGGCGGCGAAATCGACATATCGTTATCGTTCAACACCACCAACATATTGATGTCGGGCGTCACACCCGCGTTATTCAACGCTTCAAATGCCATGCCGGCAGTCATTGCGCCGTCACCAATAACGGCAATATGCTGTCGCTCACTCCTGCCCAGGTTCCGTGAGGCAACCGCCATGCCCAAAATGGCTGAAATTGATGTCGAGGAATGCGCCGTGCCGAAGGCGTCGAACTCAGACTCACTTCGCTTTGGAAAACCCGAAAGCCCACCCAGTTGGCGCAGACTTCCCATTGCCTCGCGTCGACCAGTAAGAATTTTGTGCGGATAAGACTGATGCCCGACGTCCCAAACCAGGCGGTCGTCGGGTGTGTTAAACACATAATGCAAGGCAACGGTCAGTTCGACCGTACCCAGATTGGACGACAAATGGCCACCCGTTTTGGATACGGACTCGAGTATAAACGCACGCAACTGATCAGCGATCTGTTCAAGTTGACGGCGATCAAGGGCCCGCAAATCGGCCGGCGAATTAATCTGTTCTAGGTTGGGATTCGGCATACAAAAATTCAAAAAGGCGCTTCACGCCACAGGCATAAGCCTTATTTTAGTTGACTTGCATTATTCAAGGGTTACCTTAATGCGGACGCCCCACAATGTAGTCTGCAATTTCACCCAAACGCTGGCCCGCAGACCCTAATGGTCGCAACGCCTCATGGGCGGCCTCGCACAATTGGGCCAGGAAAGCACGTGCCCCATCGACGCCCAATAAAGAGACGTACGTGGGCTTGTTAAGCGCTTGGTCCTTGCCCGCTGTTTTACCCAGCGTTTGCGTGTCAGCGGTAACATCAAGGATATCGTCGGCGACCTGAAACGCCAACCCGATCGCATCGGAATACGCTTCCAACCCTTCACGCGTGGCCGACCCCGCGCCTACCACGACGCCACCCATCAGTACACTCGCTTGCAACATGGCACCTGTTTTCATGCCATGCATGGTTTGCAGCGCAGACTGACTTAATGCCAGGCCGACACTCGCGCAATCAATTGCCTGCCCACCCGCCATGCCCTGACTGCCGGCTGCGCGCGCTAAAACGTCAATTGACTGCACCGTGAGTGCCGGCGCAACCGGCATTCGCGCCAACAACTCAAACGCCAAAGGTTGCAAAGCATCTCCGGCCAGCATTGCCGTAGCTTCGTCGAACTGACGATGCACAGTGGGCCTGCCCCGCCTTAAATCATCATTGTCCATGCACGGCAAATCGTCGTGAACCAACGAATAAGCATGAATCAGTTCGACCGAGGCGGCCGCCAGATCAAGTGCCTTGGCTTGGGCGGACGACAAGGTGGTACCTTGATGATGCGCTGATGCTTCCCCGGCTGCATACACCAATGCGGCGCGCACGCGCTTGCCTCCCCCAAGCACGGCATAGCGCATGGCATCATGCAAATGCTCAGGTTCGTCGTTTGGGTCGGGCATGGCTTCATCCAGCACATGCTCAATGCGCGACGCCATGCTCGCTAACCACTGCTCAAAAGGTAGAGTTCCGCTCGTCATAACTGACTTTCATCCGGCGTGGCGTCAGCGTCAAGCGGTTTCAATAGGTTGCCCTGTAGCACTTTGACCTGTTGTTCGGCCGCATCCAGCAAACTTTGACAGCGCTTTGCCAATGCAACGCCGCGCTCATAAGCTGCCAGCGAATGTTCCAGCGGCATGTCGCCGTCTTCCATTTTCGCAACCAGCGTCTCAAGCTGCGTCAGTGCCGTTTCAAAATCGTCGGGCAAAGGCGCTGTATCCTTTGATTTCAGGTCGGACGAGGTCTTTTGCTTTTCAGCCATTCATATATTCCAATACTTTTTGCCATTGTCGATTGTACGAAATCGCATGAAGTTCGTACGAAACGCGCTCCGAGGCCTTGTTTTATAAGATAAAAACTAGGGTACAATAATCTCTTACATTGTACTGAACGCATCGGCCAGTCCGATTTTTTTTCTTCGCACCAGTGCCCGTTACGGTCCACGCCGCCACGGGTTTTTTGTTGAACTGGTATCAACCAAGCGGGGGGAATCATGACCGATATAGGTCGTGAAGCGCAGTTCGCGCTGGCACAATCTCAATTACCCGTCGGAAACTATTTCGACGAAAAAACGTTTGAACTTGAAAAAAGTCGCATTTTTGGCAACTCCGCTATTTATGTCGGCCACGAAAAACTTGTCCCGGAACGCGGCGACTGGTATGCGCTTGCCCACGAAAAGAACGGGCGGGCACTGGTTCGGTCAGCTGCCGGCGTTGAACTCATGTCGAATATCTGCCGGCACCGACAGGCTATCATGCTGGGGTTCGACACCCAACACCCCCAGGGCCACCAGGCCAAACAGGGTAATCTCAGAGATACCGGCGGCAATATCGTTTGCCCGATTCACCGTTGGACATACAGCCAAAACGGCCAGTTGCTGGGAGCGCCGCAGTTCCCGGAAACGCCCTGCATGAACCTGCAAACGTTTCCATTGCAAAATTGCCACGGCTTACTATTCGAAGGGCCACGCGACCCGGCAGCCGACATGGCACACCTGTTTGCCCGCCCGGAATTCGACTTCTCCGACTACGTGCTTGACCGCGTTGAGGTGCATCGCTGCAACTACAATTGGAAAACCTTTATTGAAGTCTACCTGGAAGACTATCATGTCGGGCCTTTCCACCCGGGCCTCGGACGCTTTGTTACCTGCGACGACCTAAGCTGGGAATTTGGCGACTGGTACAGCCTGCAGCGAGTGGGTGTGCACAACGCACTGGCGCAACCCGGTTCGCAAACATATAAACGTTGGCACGATAATCTGCTCAGTTTCCGTGAAGGAGAAACGCCCGACTTCGGTGCAGTGTGGGTCACCTATTTCCCAACGCACATGATCGAACTCTACCCTCACGTGCTGGTGCTTTCCACCCTGCATCCGGTTAGCCCGCAAGAAACCGTGAACATTGTTGAGTTTTACTACCCCGAAGAGATCGCGGCATTCGAACGCGACTTCGTCGAAGCGCAACAGGCTGCATATATGGAAACAGCTGTTGAAGACGATGAAATTGCGGAACGCATGGATGCCGGCCGACGTGCCTTGATGGAGCGCGGGGCTAATGAAACAGGCCCGTATCAATCACCCATGGAAGATGGCATGTTGCATTTCCATGAGTGGTATCGCCGCCTGATGAAAGCTTAACTTCAATTTAACCAACTAATTACCTGTCGCAACGGGGCGAGTGCTGTCACTGCACCACTCGCTCCACGAACCGGGGTAAAGGGCAGACCCTTCTAACCCGGCAATTTCCATAGCCAACAGGTTATGGCAGGCGGTAATACCTGAACCACACTGGTGAACCACCTCGTTGGGCTTAGTACCACCCAGTACATGGATAAAAGACTCATGCAAAGCCTGAGGCGAACGGAACCGCCCTTTCTCATCCAGATTCAAGGTATTGGGACGATTCAAAGCACCGGGAATATGACCCGCTACCGGATCCATAGGCTCAACCTCCCCTCTGAAACGATTTTCCGCGCGCGCATCAAGAACCGTAAATCGCGGTGCCTGTATATTTAGCAAAACCTCATCACAACTCACCGTCGGCATGGCCGGCTGCGATATCGTTTCCATTTGTTCAGACGTTTTCCCACTTGGTTGCTTGGGCACCTCTGTACTAACTGCACCACCTTGCTCCAGCCATGCCTGCCACCCACCATCAAGCACGCTAACGGGTTGATGCCCCATCCAACGCAACATCCACCATAAATGCGCGGCAAACATACTATTGCCGCCGTCGTAAATCACAACCTGCACGTCTTTGCGGACACCGTAACTGCCCATTAATGCCGCGAATGCGTTTAAGGGCGGCAATGGATGGCGACCATTTTTACCCGTTTTGGGAGCACTTAAATCTTCTTCATGATCAAGAAAAAAAGCGCCGGGTATATGACCCGCTTCATAAGCTCGGCGCCCTGCATCGTGATCGGCCAAATCATGCCGAACATCAAATACAACAGTATTGCCGTCATCGAGCAACGATTTCAACTGATCGACATTCACCAATAGCTTATACACTTTTACCCCTTTCAAACCTTTACTGTTTTTATGCCCTGCCGGCGAAGGTGACGACTTTCCATGTACGTACGCCACGTTGAAATTAAACCCGCACCGATAATCAGCGCCATTCCGACCCAGGCAATCAAATCGGGGTAATCGCCCCAAAAAACAATACCGATAATGGCCGCAAAAATAATAGTGGTGTATTGAAGCGCTGCCGTCAACAATGCTTTGCCCATGCCAAAAGCGCGCGTCATGGCCAATTGCCCGATCAAACCCGACAAGCCCAGACCCATTAAGGCCAACCAAGCCTCCAGGCCCAGACTATTCCAACCCTGCAACCACAAGCCGACCGCACTGGAGGCGCAAACACACGACGAAAAGATCATGACAGTGCGCCATTCGGCCTCACCCGCACGCCCCAATTGCCTTACCTGCATCATGGCGATCGCACCGAGTGCGCCCGAACCCAAACCTGTCATAGCGGCTAAAAACTCGTCGTTACCAATACTGGGCCG
This region includes:
- a CDS encoding DMT family transporter, whose translation is MQSLWMILACAMFALMGACIKIAADFGASLAQIVLFRGIPSVLLLLGWALLTQRVIRPSSWKLHFRRNISGVSAMWLGFYALSHLPLPTAVSLNYTSPLFITGWMLAWGGAKRDYLRAVAVCIGFVGVLGVLRPSIGNDEFLAAMTGLGSGALGAIAMMQVRQLGRAGEAEWRTVMIFSSCVCASSAVGLWLQGWNSLGLEAWLALMGLGLSGLIGQLAMTRAFGMGKALLTAALQYTTIIFAAIIGIVFWGDYPDLIAWVGMALIIGAGLISTWRTYMESRHLRRQGIKTVKV
- a CDS encoding sulfurtransferase is translated as MYKLLVNVDQLKSLLDDGNTVVFDVRHDLADHDAGRRAYEAGHIPGAFFLDHEEDLSAPKTGKNGRHPLPPLNAFAALMGSYGVRKDVQVVIYDGGNSMFAAHLWWMLRWMGHQPVSVLDGGWQAWLEQGGAVSTEVPKQPSGKTSEQMETISQPAMPTVSCDEVLLNIQAPRFTVLDARAENRFRGEVEPMDPVAGHIPGALNRPNTLNLDEKGRFRSPQALHESFIHVLGGTKPNEVVHQCGSGITACHNLLAMEIAGLEGSALYPGSWSEWCSDSTRPVATGN
- the dxs gene encoding 1-deoxy-D-xylulose-5-phosphate synthase, with product MPNPNLEQINSPADLRALDRRQLEQIADQLRAFILESVSKTGGHLSSNLGTVELTVALHYVFNTPDDRLVWDVGHQSYPHKILTGRREAMGSLRQLGGLSGFPKRSESEFDAFGTAHSSTSISAILGMAVASRNLGRSERQHIAVIGDGAMTAGMAFEALNNAGVTPDINMLVVLNDNDMSISPPVGALNRYFARLMSGRFYATAKNMGRAVLQHVPPVLELARRVEGHAKGLVSPATLFEELGFNYVGPIDGHDLDALLPTLENLRSLGGLQFLHVVTRKGQGYKLAEADPVLYHGPGKFDPSIGVQKPATPPKQTFTQVFGQWLCDRAEQDSRLVGITPAMREGSGMVEFHRRFPRRYFDVGIAEQHAVTFAAGLACEGLKPVLAIYSTFLQRGYDQLIHDVALQNLDVTFALDRAGLVGADGATHAGNYDIAYLRCIPNMVVTTPSNENEARLLLNTCYEYNGPSSVRYPRGAGCGAEVASGFDAVELGKANVLREGRRIAILGFGTLTNAALVAGHALNATVVDMRFVKPLDADLLNELLATHDAFVTVEEGAIMGGAGSAVTEFFGSQGVSCPVLQLGLPDAFIDHGDQKTLLKQQGLDAFGIENSIRARFADLLFVQDKVVSR
- a CDS encoding polyprenyl synthetase family protein, with the protein product MTSGTLPFEQWLASMASRIEHVLDEAMPDPNDEPEHLHDAMRYAVLGGGKRVRAALVYAAGEASAHHQGTTLSSAQAKALDLAAASVELIHAYSLVHDDLPCMDNDDLRRGRPTVHRQFDEATAMLAGDALQPLAFELLARMPVAPALTVQSIDVLARAAGSQGMAGGQAIDCASVGLALSQSALQTMHGMKTGAMLQASVLMGGVVVGAGSATREGLEAYSDAIGLAFQVADDILDVTADTQTLGKTAGKDQALNKPTYVSLLGVDGARAFLAQLCEAAHEALRPLGSAGQRLGEIADYIVGRPH
- a CDS encoding aromatic ring-hydroxylating oxygenase subunit alpha yields the protein MTDIGREAQFALAQSQLPVGNYFDEKTFELEKSRIFGNSAIYVGHEKLVPERGDWYALAHEKNGRALVRSAAGVELMSNICRHRQAIMLGFDTQHPQGHQAKQGNLRDTGGNIVCPIHRWTYSQNGQLLGAPQFPETPCMNLQTFPLQNCHGLLFEGPRDPAADMAHLFARPEFDFSDYVLDRVEVHRCNYNWKTFIEVYLEDYHVGPFHPGLGRFVTCDDLSWEFGDWYSLQRVGVHNALAQPGSQTYKRWHDNLLSFREGETPDFGAVWVTYFPTHMIELYPHVLVLSTLHPVSPQETVNIVEFYYPEEIAAFERDFVEAQQAAYMETAVEDDEIAERMDAGRRALMERGANETGPYQSPMEDGMLHFHEWYRRLMKA
- a CDS encoding exodeoxyribonuclease VII small subunit, which gives rise to MAEKQKTSSDLKSKDTAPLPDDFETALTQLETLVAKMEDGDMPLEHSLAAYERGVALAKRCQSLLDAAEQQVKVLQGNLLKPLDADATPDESQL